GAGACAAACTCCGCGAGGTCAAACTCGCCCTCGAGTTGGAGAAGCGGTTCAACAAGGAACAGATCCTTGAGGGATACCTGAACATCGTGTTCTTCAACCGGGACGCCTACGGCATTGAAGCCGCATCACGATACTTCTTCAGCACCTCCGCGAAGGACCTGACCCTGCCACAGGCCGCGGTCCTTGCCGGACTGGTCAACGGGCCCAGCATTTACGACCCCATCGTGGACCCGGATGCGGCGTTGAGCCGGCGCAACCTCGTCCTGGACCGGATGCTGGAACAGGGCATGATCACGGCAGTAGACCACGGCGTGGCAGTGGCAACACCCATAGAGCTGAACATCACGCCTTCCCGGCAGGGGTGCGCGGGGGCAGCTATAGCCACCTACTTCTGTGACTATGTCTCCCACCTGATCCTCAACGACGAGACCTATGGTTCCACCGTCAACGAGCGCGAGCGATTGCTCTACCGGGGTGGCCTCACCATCACCACCACCTTGGACAGCAGGCTCCAAGCCGTTGCCCAGGCCCAAGTGGACGCCTCTGCCGGGGACAACCCGGACAAATGGGGCGCGGCCATGACCACGGTGCAACCCGGCACCGGCAAGATCCTGGCCATGGCGCAGAACACGGTCTTCGTGCCACAGGAAGGAAAATACGATACCCAGCTGAACTTCAACGTGGACGCCAAGGACGAGAACGGCTACGACCTCAACGGTGCCGGTGGTTTCCAGCCGGGATCCACCATGAAACCGTTCATCTACGCCGAGTGGCTCAACCAAGGCAAGCACCCCACGGCCGTGGTTGACGCCTCACGCAGGGTCTACCCCGTGGGGTTCCCGTGGCGTTCCAGTTGCGGAAGGGTGTTGGGCGGCTACAGCTCCGCCCAGAAGGCACAGAATCTGGGCGCCGACGACGACCTGCAAAACAACGATGTGGGCTACTACCGCGCCATGCCTATCAACTACGGCCTCTACAACTCCATCAACACCGCAACGTTCGCCACGGCAGCGCAATTGGACTTCTGCGGCATCCAGAAAATGGTGGACACCGTGGGTTTGCACAGCGGCCTCGACAACGCTCCGGTGAACATGCACCAGATCGGCAACCTCCTTGGCTCCATCGGCGTGGCGCCCCTGGTCCTGGCGAGCGCCTACGCAACCTTCGCCAACGACGGCACCTACTGCGCCCCCATCGCGATTACTGGGATCAGCGACGCCCAGGGCCGGCAGTTCGAAGCCCAAACACCCCAATGCCGGGAGGCCGTGAAACCGTCGGTGGCCCGTGGCGTCAACGCCGTCCTGCAGGATGTCCTCAAGATGGGCTCCGGCGTATGGATCGAGCCCAAGGTCCACACCAAGGTTCCCGTAGCTGCCAAGACCGGCACGTCCAACAACAACGGAGCCACGTGGGTGGCCGGCTACACCACCTCTCTTGCCACGGCGTCGTTCTTTGGGGATACGACGGCGGGACAGCAGCGAGCCGGGCAGAACGTCACCATCAACGGAAAGTTCTACAAATCCCTTGACGGTTACATGATCGCCGGACCGCAGTGGGCAAACTACATGGTGGAAGCCACGGCCCTCTACCCGAGCGGGCCCTTCGCGGCACCTGCTCCCCCGCCGGCGCCGGCACCTGTCACCAC
Above is a genomic segment from Arthrobacter sp. YN containing:
- a CDS encoding transglycosylase domain-containing protein; the protein is MARNKGPKLGFGKVLLRVFGYFLVSILCGVLISGLVVPVVAFTSTTVGGSIGFYEDLPSELNVDSPSLSSTVVSADGQHIATFYAENRVKVPLEEMSPFIREAIVAIEDSRFYDHAGVDAQGIIRALSSNLTKGTRQGASTLTQQYVTNVLNESRLSEGRPEDVVLSGQKTMGDKLREVKLALELEKRFNKEQILEGYLNIVFFNRDAYGIEAASRYFFSTSAKDLTLPQAAVLAGLVNGPSIYDPIVDPDAALSRRNLVLDRMLEQGMITAVDHGVAVATPIELNITPSRQGCAGAAIATYFCDYVSHLILNDETYGSTVNERERLLYRGGLTITTTLDSRLQAVAQAQVDASAGDNPDKWGAAMTTVQPGTGKILAMAQNTVFVPQEGKYDTQLNFNVDAKDENGYDLNGAGGFQPGSTMKPFIYAEWLNQGKHPTAVVDASRRVYPVGFPWRSSCGRVLGGYSSAQKAQNLGADDDLQNNDVGYYRAMPINYGLYNSINTATFATAAQLDFCGIQKMVDTVGLHSGLDNAPVNMHQIGNLLGSIGVAPLVLASAYATFANDGTYCAPIAITGISDAQGRQFEAQTPQCREAVKPSVARGVNAVLQDVLKMGSGVWIEPKVHTKVPVAAKTGTSNNNGATWVAGYTTSLATASFFGDTTAGQQRAGQNVTINGKFYKSLDGYMIAGPQWANYMVEATALYPSGPFAAPAPPPAPAPVTTVPAVPRLTGR